From Streptomyces sp. TLI_053, a single genomic window includes:
- a CDS encoding MFS transporter — translation MADLSPAGSGLRTAQLDGRRLSEALLPLELAPRAQLRLAAISRWNALRGVRVGLVAAGLLLMLIGANLATPIYPMLQQRLGLGPLDTTILFTVYVFALVPVLAVVGHWSDHLGRRALILPAVALAAAGDVVFATSGSFWQLAAGRAVQGIAVGLSTGAAGAALGDLMPDRPTLAAKLTLACSAGGVALGPVVGALLANGADPLLTPFLLHAIALLALCVPLALVHPRMPGRNRPPASPPRITTPAHLRPQRLRLPRTGRREFLLAASAGFVSYAVFGVYLSLAPAFSAKLLNTDSRLVGAIVAALLLGSSALAQLVVPPTADRLVIALGMAGLATGLGLVVTAQYTGTPALLFIGSVLGGACQGIAFRSLFTTAVAAMDPERRGSELSSLWVIVYLGSSLPIVAVGALVKAYGLLPATSGFTLLAAGLCAALALAVARRPKAA, via the coding sequence ATGGCGGACCTCTCCCCCGCCGGCTCCGGCCTGCGCACCGCGCAGCTCGACGGACGCCGACTGTCGGAGGCCCTGCTTCCCCTGGAGCTCGCGCCCCGCGCCCAGCTCCGGCTCGCCGCGATCAGCCGCTGGAACGCGCTGCGCGGTGTCCGCGTCGGCCTCGTGGCCGCCGGCCTGCTGCTCATGCTGATCGGCGCCAATCTGGCGACGCCGATCTACCCGATGCTCCAGCAACGCCTCGGACTGGGCCCGCTCGACACCACGATCCTCTTCACGGTCTACGTGTTCGCGCTGGTCCCGGTGCTGGCCGTGGTCGGCCACTGGTCCGACCACCTCGGCCGACGCGCCCTGATCCTGCCCGCCGTCGCCCTCGCCGCCGCGGGCGACGTGGTCTTCGCGACCTCCGGCAGCTTCTGGCAGCTGGCCGCCGGCCGGGCCGTCCAGGGCATCGCCGTCGGCCTGTCCACCGGCGCCGCCGGGGCCGCCCTCGGCGATCTGATGCCGGACCGCCCGACCCTGGCCGCCAAGCTCACCCTCGCCTGTTCGGCGGGCGGCGTGGCGCTCGGCCCGGTCGTCGGCGCCCTGCTCGCCAACGGCGCCGACCCGCTGCTCACGCCCTTCCTGCTGCACGCGATCGCCCTGCTGGCGCTCTGCGTGCCGCTGGCCCTGGTCCACCCCCGGATGCCCGGCCGCAACCGCCCGCCGGCCTCCCCGCCGCGCATCACCACCCCGGCCCACCTGCGCCCGCAGCGCCTGCGGCTGCCGCGCACCGGCCGCCGCGAGTTCCTGCTGGCGGCCTCGGCCGGCTTCGTCTCCTACGCGGTGTTCGGCGTCTACCTGAGCCTGGCCCCGGCCTTCTCCGCCAAGCTGCTGAACACCGACTCCCGCCTGGTCGGCGCGATCGTCGCGGCCCTGCTGCTCGGTTCCTCGGCGCTGGCCCAGCTGGTCGTCCCGCCGACCGCCGACCGCCTGGTCATCGCCCTCGGCATGGCGGGCCTGGCGACCGGCCTGGGCCTGGTCGTCACCGCCCAGTACACCGGCACCCCGGCCCTGCTCTTCATCGGCAGCGTCCTGGGCGGCGCGTGCCAGGGCATCGCCTTCCGCTCCCTGTTCACCACCGCCGTCGCCGCGATGGACCCCGAACGCCGGGGCTCCGAGCTGAGCTCCCTGTGGGTCATCGTCTACCTGGGCTCCTCGCTCCCCATCGTCGCCGTCGGCGCCCTCGTCAAGGCCTATGGCCTGCTCCCGGCCACCAGCGGCTTCACCCTCCTCGCCGCCGGCCTCTGCGCCGCCCTGGCCCTCGCCGTGGCGCGCCGGCCCAAGGCCGCCTGA
- a CDS encoding Uma2 family endonuclease has translation MPSTEPACTSGRQADIFAPPWMEPDGVAMAAEVTSSKPDQDRIAKRHCYARAGIPLHLLIDREKSQVSLFSKPKRDEYTELHLAGFGEPLVLPAPFELELDTKPFI, from the coding sequence GTGCCATCCACAGAACCGGCCTGCACGTCCGGCCGACAGGCAGACATCTTCGCCCCGCCCTGGATGGAGCCCGACGGTGTGGCCATGGCCGCCGAGGTGACCTCCAGCAAGCCGGACCAGGACCGGATCGCCAAGCGGCACTGCTACGCACGCGCCGGAATCCCGCTCCATCTCCTCATCGACCGGGAGAAGTCGCAGGTCAGCCTCTTCTCGAAGCCCAAGCGCGACGAGTACACCGAGCTGCACCTCGCGGGGTTCGGCGAGCCGCTCGTCCTCCCCGCCCCGTTCGAGTTGGAGCTGGACACCAAGCCCTTCATCTGA
- a CDS encoding PucR family transcriptional regulator, with translation MTAPGLPLRQLLMSLGEPLVELQTAPHGLDVPVRDVAILDPEDPPTAAPGELVLAIGARGRAALPALRAAGRAGAAAVAVKLDAPGQADALREAATEAGVALLSVRRETRWEHLDSLARAIIAGPDTPDAPGSPEHNAGDLFSLAQTVAVLTNGIVSIEDTSSRVLAYSRSSDSDEVDDLRRLSILGWQGPEPYLSKLREWGVFQHLRTSDTVIAVDPHPELGLRRRLAIGIRTGAQPLGTIWVQEGARPLAPLAEQALVGAARVAAAQLVRRRRELSADVRLTRTLLTGLLEGSTGPQSLATHLGLDVRHPATVLAYSAGTTEELTRAEVTGLISVHTAARHRAALLAPIESRVYVLLPDLPANLPMATVRGWAHEVVEAAGDHLGVRLRAAIGSTVEGLAQVPESRAQADRILDAMGRGGVDLEVAALIDVQAEVLVSEVLALLQERGGLRDPRLTALTSYDRRHGTRLAESVLAWLDALGEVRVAADALHIHPNTLRYRVRRAEQLTGIDLAQPQQRLLAMLQLRLPADS, from the coding sequence ATGACCGCCCCCGGCCTCCCGCTCCGGCAGCTGCTGATGTCCCTCGGCGAGCCGCTGGTCGAGCTTCAGACCGCCCCGCACGGCCTCGACGTCCCGGTCCGCGACGTCGCCATCCTCGACCCCGAGGACCCGCCCACCGCCGCCCCGGGCGAACTCGTGCTCGCCATCGGCGCCCGCGGCCGGGCCGCGCTCCCGGCGCTGCGCGCGGCCGGCCGGGCCGGAGCCGCCGCGGTCGCCGTCAAGCTGGACGCCCCCGGCCAGGCCGACGCGCTGCGCGAGGCGGCCACCGAGGCCGGTGTGGCGCTGCTCTCGGTGCGCCGGGAGACCCGCTGGGAGCACCTCGACTCGCTGGCCCGGGCGATCATCGCCGGCCCGGACACCCCGGACGCGCCCGGATCGCCCGAGCACAACGCCGGCGACCTGTTCTCGCTGGCCCAGACCGTCGCGGTGCTCACCAACGGCATCGTCTCGATCGAGGACACCTCCAGCCGGGTGCTCGCCTACTCGCGCTCCTCCGACTCCGACGAGGTCGACGACCTGCGCCGGCTCTCCATCCTCGGCTGGCAGGGCCCCGAGCCGTACCTCTCCAAGCTCCGCGAGTGGGGCGTCTTCCAGCACCTGCGCACCTCGGACACCGTGATCGCGGTCGACCCGCACCCGGAACTCGGCCTGCGCCGCCGGCTCGCGATCGGCATCAGGACCGGTGCGCAGCCGCTCGGCACGATCTGGGTGCAGGAGGGCGCCCGGCCGCTCGCGCCGCTGGCCGAACAGGCGCTGGTCGGCGCGGCCCGGGTCGCCGCGGCCCAGCTGGTGCGCCGCCGCCGGGAGCTGTCCGCGGACGTCCGGCTCACCCGGACCCTGCTCACCGGCCTGCTGGAGGGTTCCACCGGCCCGCAGTCGCTGGCCACCCACCTCGGCCTCGACGTCCGGCACCCGGCCACCGTGCTGGCGTACAGCGCGGGCACCACCGAGGAGCTCACCCGGGCCGAGGTGACCGGCCTCATCTCGGTGCACACGGCGGCCCGGCACCGCGCCGCGCTGCTCGCGCCGATCGAGTCCCGGGTGTACGTGCTGCTGCCCGACCTGCCCGCCAATCTGCCGATGGCCACGGTGCGCGGCTGGGCGCACGAGGTGGTCGAGGCGGCCGGGGACCACCTGGGCGTCCGGCTGCGTGCGGCGATCGGTTCGACCGTGGAGGGCCTCGCCCAGGTGCCCGAGTCGCGCGCGCAGGCGGACCGGATCCTGGACGCGATGGGCCGCGGCGGGGTCGACCTGGAGGTCGCGGCGCTGATCGACGTCCAGGCGGAGGTGCTGGTCAGCGAGGTGCTGGCGCTGCTCCAGGAGCGCGGCGGCCTGCGCGACCCGCGGCTCACCGCGCTGACCTCCTACGACCGCAGGCACGGGACCAGGCTCGCCGAGTCGGTGCTGGCCTGGCTGGACGCGTTGGGCGAGGTCCGGGTCGCGGCGGACGCCCTGCACATCCACCCGAACACCCTGCGGTACCGGGTCCGCCGGGCCGAGCAGCTGACCGGGATCGACCTGGCCCAGCCGCAGCAGCGGCTGCTGGCGATGCTCCAGCTGCGACTGCCGGCCGACTCCTGA
- the pruA gene encoding L-glutamate gamma-semialdehyde dehydrogenase: MDAVTQVPAPVNEPVHSYAPGSPERARLEAKLKELGGQEPVQLTMTINGERRMGGGTEFHVVQPHNHAARLGTLRNATQADAQEAIDTALAAAPAWQALSFDSRAAIFLRAADLLAGPWRETLAAATMLGQSKTAQQAEIDTPCELVDFLRFNVHFARQIMAEQPISSDGVWNRSDHRPLEGFVYAITPFNFTAIAGNLPTAPALMGNVVLWKPSPTQQFSAHLLMQLLEAAGLPKGVINMVTGDGLDVSAVALKHPALAGIHFTGSTATFQHLWREVGNNISGYRTYPRIVGETGGKDFLVAHPSADRAVLKTAMTRGAFEFQGQKCSALSRAYVPASIWAELKDEFRDEVDGLTMGDVTDLSNFMSAVIDDRAFAKNKAAIDRAQADPQVEVLAGGTYDDSVGYFVRPTVLVCQDPASEYFRDEYFGPVLAVHVYEDDKYDEMLTQMESVSDYALTGAIISQDREAVQHAMLKLRNAAGNFYINDKPTGAVVGQQPFGGARASGTNDKAGAKQNLARWTSTRSVKETFVPPTDYRYPHMG; this comes from the coding sequence ATGGATGCTGTGACCCAGGTCCCCGCGCCGGTGAACGAGCCGGTCCACAGCTACGCGCCGGGCAGCCCGGAACGGGCCCGCCTGGAGGCGAAGCTGAAGGAGCTGGGCGGCCAGGAGCCGGTCCAGCTGACCATGACGATCAACGGTGAGCGCCGGATGGGCGGCGGCACCGAGTTCCACGTCGTCCAGCCGCACAACCACGCGGCGAGGCTCGGCACCCTGCGCAACGCCACCCAGGCCGACGCGCAGGAGGCCATCGACACTGCCCTGGCCGCGGCCCCGGCCTGGCAGGCGCTCTCCTTCGACTCCCGCGCCGCGATCTTCCTGCGCGCCGCCGACCTGCTGGCCGGCCCCTGGCGCGAGACCCTGGCCGCCGCCACCATGCTCGGCCAGTCCAAGACCGCGCAGCAGGCCGAGATCGACACCCCCTGCGAGCTGGTCGACTTCCTGCGCTTCAACGTGCACTTCGCCCGCCAGATCATGGCCGAGCAGCCGATCTCCTCGGACGGCGTGTGGAACCGCAGCGACCACCGCCCGCTCGAGGGCTTCGTCTACGCGATCACCCCGTTCAACTTCACCGCCATCGCCGGCAACCTGCCGACCGCGCCGGCGCTGATGGGCAACGTGGTGCTGTGGAAGCCCTCGCCGACCCAGCAGTTCTCCGCGCACCTGCTGATGCAGCTGCTGGAGGCGGCCGGCCTGCCCAAGGGCGTCATCAACATGGTGACCGGTGACGGCCTGGACGTCTCCGCCGTCGCGCTGAAGCACCCGGCGCTGGCCGGCATCCACTTCACCGGCTCCACCGCCACCTTCCAGCACCTGTGGCGCGAGGTCGGCAACAACATCTCCGGCTACCGCACCTACCCGCGGATCGTCGGCGAGACCGGCGGCAAGGACTTCCTGGTCGCCCACCCGTCCGCCGACCGGGCCGTGCTGAAGACCGCGATGACCCGCGGCGCCTTCGAGTTCCAGGGCCAGAAGTGTTCGGCGCTCTCCCGCGCCTACGTCCCGGCCTCGATCTGGGCCGAGCTGAAGGACGAGTTCCGGGACGAGGTCGACGGCCTGACCATGGGCGACGTCACCGACCTGTCGAACTTCATGTCCGCCGTCATCGACGACCGCGCCTTCGCCAAGAACAAGGCCGCGATCGACCGCGCCCAGGCCGACCCGCAGGTCGAGGTCCTGGCCGGCGGCACCTACGACGACAGCGTGGGGTACTTCGTCCGACCGACCGTGCTGGTCTGCCAGGACCCGGCCTCGGAGTACTTCCGCGACGAGTACTTCGGCCCGGTCCTCGCCGTGCACGTCTACGAGGACGATAAGTACGACGAGATGCTGACCCAGATGGAGTCGGTCTCGGACTACGCCCTGACCGGCGCGATCATCTCGCAGGACCGCGAGGCCGTTCAGCACGCGATGCTCAAGCTGCGGAACGCGGCCGGCAACTTCTACATCAACGACAAGCCGACCGGCGCGGTCGTCGGCCAGCAGCCGTTCGGCGGCGCCCGCGCCTCGGGCACCAACGACAAGGCCGGCGCCAAGCAGAACCTCGCGCGGTGGACCTCGACCCGCTCGGTCAAGGAGACCTTCGTCCCGCCGACGGACTACCGCTACCCGCACATGGGCTGA
- a CDS encoding dimethylmenaquinone methyltransferase encodes MLKRFAELSTPLVADACMRVGVALRVAPAGVAAVVPGSRVAGRVLPVRHYGSVDVFLEAYGAAEPGDVVVIDNGGRTDEACIGDLAVLEARAAGAAGVVVWGLHRDTPELVEIGLPVFSYGTLPLGPVRLDGREPEALTAARFGPHLVDTGDVVFADADGVLFVPSARLDEVLDAAAGIARTERAQAERIRSGDTLRRQTAFAEYLERRAADPGYTFRQHLRRVGGAIEE; translated from the coding sequence GTGCTGAAGCGGTTCGCGGAGCTGTCCACGCCGTTGGTGGCGGACGCCTGCATGCGGGTGGGGGTGGCGTTGCGGGTGGCGCCGGCGGGGGTGGCGGCGGTGGTGCCCGGGAGCCGGGTGGCCGGGCGCGTGCTGCCGGTGCGGCACTACGGGAGCGTGGACGTGTTCCTGGAGGCGTACGGCGCGGCGGAGCCCGGGGACGTCGTGGTGATCGACAACGGCGGGCGGACGGACGAGGCGTGCATCGGGGACCTCGCCGTGCTGGAGGCGCGGGCCGCCGGGGCCGCCGGGGTGGTGGTGTGGGGGCTGCACCGCGACACCCCGGAGCTGGTGGAGATCGGGCTGCCGGTGTTCAGCTACGGCACGCTGCCGCTCGGCCCGGTGCGGCTGGACGGGCGGGAGCCCGAGGCGCTGACGGCGGCCCGGTTCGGTCCGCACCTGGTGGACACCGGGGACGTGGTGTTCGCGGACGCGGACGGTGTGCTGTTCGTGCCGTCCGCGCGGCTGGACGAGGTGCTGGACGCGGCGGCCGGGATCGCCCGCACCGAGCGGGCGCAGGCGGAGCGGATCCGCTCCGGCGACACGCTGCGGCGGCAGACCGCGTTCGCGGAGTACCTGGAACGCCGCGCCGCCGACCCGGGGTACACCTTCCGGCAGCACCTGCGGCGGGTCGGCGGGGCGATCGAGGAGTAG
- a CDS encoding VOC family protein, producing MTATTDFPARLSIVTLGVADLERSARFYEALGWHRSAASSPEIVWFRTADSVLGLFPHEELAADAGVPSAGEPAFRGVTLAVNLESPALVDAALATAVEAGAVVVKPPAPTGWGGYSGYFEDPDGHLWELAHNPFFPFTEDGSLDLPR from the coding sequence ATGACAGCAACCACGGACTTCCCGGCCCGGCTCAGCATCGTCACCCTCGGCGTGGCCGACCTCGAGCGCAGCGCCCGCTTCTACGAGGCCCTCGGCTGGCACCGGTCCGCCGCCTCCAGCCCGGAGATCGTCTGGTTCCGCACCGCCGACTCCGTGCTCGGCCTCTTCCCGCACGAGGAGCTGGCCGCCGACGCGGGCGTGCCGTCCGCGGGCGAGCCGGCCTTCCGGGGCGTCACCCTGGCGGTGAACCTGGAGTCCCCGGCCCTGGTCGACGCCGCGCTGGCGACGGCCGTGGAGGCCGGCGCCGTGGTGGTCAAGCCGCCGGCGCCGACCGGCTGGGGCGGCTACTCCGGCTACTTCGAGGACCCGGACGGCCACCTCTGGGAGCTGGCCCACAACCCGTTCTTCCCCTTCACCGAGGACGGCTCGCTCGACCTGCCCCGCTGA
- a CDS encoding ATP-binding protein yields MSTPHRPCLSLTRVPSTPATLRLPYAPESARAARLLVRTKLTEWNVPRLIDDAELIVSELVGNAARTGCRAAMMVGIRRASCDTVRLLVSDGSASLPVLIDAGLDAESGRGLFLVGLLTQQRWGVIPWPRGKVVHATLSVSTGI; encoded by the coding sequence ATGTCGACGCCCCATCGCCCTTGCCTCTCGCTCACGCGTGTGCCCTCCACCCCGGCCACCCTCCGACTGCCGTACGCCCCCGAATCCGCCCGCGCCGCCCGCCTCCTGGTTCGCACCAAACTCACCGAGTGGAACGTTCCGCGCCTGATCGACGATGCCGAGCTGATCGTGTCCGAGCTGGTGGGCAACGCGGCGAGGACCGGCTGCCGGGCAGCCATGATGGTCGGCATCCGGCGCGCGAGCTGCGACACCGTGCGACTGCTGGTCTCGGACGGGTCAGCGAGCCTGCCGGTACTGATCGATGCCGGCCTGGATGCCGAGTCCGGCCGGGGGCTGTTCCTCGTCGGCCTTCTCACCCAACAGCGATGGGGTGTGATCCCCTGGCCGCGCGGCAAGGTCGTCCACGCCACTCTCTCCGTTTCCACCGGCATTTGA
- a CDS encoding helix-turn-helix transcriptional regulator: protein MTQWTDYTTGERIKLLRGPDMTQEQLAEASGLSVATIRKAERNLGGSLQTLLRISAALHTDVSVVLGQQAPRRAMQSADRAMMRALSRAVHDTAAGVGIDVQPPPSADLAAGLAAAWEAYRSGDYVGAGVRVAPALREAAAAMKAAPVDRTGTAAGILADAYRLAAYVANQFGARDLAYAGIGHAQHEADRTGDTARSAMVASGRSWIYLRDARLDQAGETARMSYESIEPRYGDRDLGMLATYGWHVTFAAVVAARQGDVDGADDLLSQGHAVAARMGRDVMVNGTAFGPATVTAQAIGISVSTSRPARALGLFASLADTSSLTPSARNRMMLDVALAQAETRQSDTALDTLLDVCAAAPGWARHQGLPGVIAQKASAGSATTAKLRKLSSILGTSVIIS, encoded by the coding sequence ATGACGCAGTGGACCGACTACACCACGGGCGAGCGCATCAAGCTCCTGCGCGGGCCGGACATGACGCAGGAACAACTCGCGGAAGCGTCAGGCCTGTCCGTAGCGACGATCCGCAAGGCCGAACGCAACCTCGGTGGCAGCCTCCAGACCCTGCTTCGCATCTCGGCAGCGCTGCACACGGATGTATCGGTGGTCCTCGGCCAACAGGCTCCCCGTCGCGCGATGCAAAGCGCAGACCGGGCGATGATGCGCGCACTGTCCCGCGCCGTTCACGACACCGCCGCCGGCGTCGGCATCGACGTACAGCCCCCGCCGTCGGCCGACCTCGCGGCCGGACTGGCCGCCGCTTGGGAGGCCTACCGCTCCGGCGACTACGTGGGCGCGGGGGTCCGCGTCGCCCCGGCGCTGCGTGAGGCCGCCGCCGCGATGAAGGCGGCGCCGGTCGACCGGACGGGTACGGCAGCAGGCATCCTCGCCGACGCCTACCGGCTCGCCGCCTACGTGGCGAACCAGTTCGGCGCGCGTGATCTCGCGTACGCCGGGATCGGCCATGCGCAGCACGAGGCCGACCGTACCGGGGACACCGCCCGGTCGGCCATGGTGGCGTCGGGCCGATCGTGGATCTACCTGCGGGACGCCCGCCTCGACCAAGCGGGGGAGACCGCCCGCATGTCGTACGAGTCAATCGAGCCCCGGTACGGAGATCGCGACCTCGGGATGCTCGCCACCTACGGATGGCACGTGACCTTCGCCGCCGTCGTCGCCGCCCGCCAGGGGGACGTGGACGGTGCCGACGATCTGCTGTCACAAGGGCACGCGGTGGCGGCGCGGATGGGTCGCGACGTCATGGTGAACGGCACGGCGTTCGGACCGGCAACAGTTACGGCGCAGGCGATCGGCATCTCCGTCTCTACCAGTCGGCCGGCAAGAGCGCTCGGCCTGTTCGCATCGCTCGCCGACACGAGTTCACTCACCCCGTCGGCGCGGAACCGGATGATGCTCGACGTGGCGCTCGCCCAGGCCGAGACCCGGCAGTCCGACACCGCCCTGGACACCCTGCTCGATGTGTGCGCGGCCGCGCCCGGCTGGGCTCGCCATCAGGGACTGCCCGGCGTGATCGCGCAGAAGGCGAGCGCGGGCAGCGCCACCACGGCCAAGCTGCGCAAGCTCTCGTCCATCCTCGGAACCTCCGTGATCATCAGCTGA
- a CDS encoding Uma2 family endonuclease produces the protein MSVVAFAQLLLPDSPYAMWVRGELEEYLRLPDDGTRVEVVGGEIVVSPASVVTHAVFLAHIDRPFTRATVPDPSYPWRAMQGVKLDLVETGDGYIPDLVIVHAEVEERALAGDIARLYPHDIAMVVEVTSPSNARHDRRPMFGRQVKPTKWNGYARSGVPFYLLVDRDPRQPGVKLFGEPNKAEATYEVLGEWKFGEAVRLPEPFSIEIDTDAWKPWSA, from the coding sequence ATGTCAGTGGTTGCGTTCGCGCAGTTGCTTCTGCCTGATTCGCCGTACGCCATGTGGGTCCGGGGGGAACTGGAGGAGTACCTCCGGCTCCCGGACGACGGTACGCGGGTGGAGGTTGTCGGAGGGGAGATCGTTGTGTCACCGGCGTCGGTAGTTACGCATGCGGTGTTCCTCGCACACATCGACCGGCCGTTCACACGTGCCACTGTGCCGGACCCGTCCTATCCGTGGCGGGCAATGCAGGGGGTCAAACTGGATCTGGTCGAGACGGGCGACGGCTACATTCCGGATCTCGTCATCGTGCATGCAGAGGTCGAGGAACGCGCGCTGGCCGGGGATATCGCTCGTCTCTATCCGCACGACATTGCCATGGTGGTCGAGGTGACATCGCCGTCGAACGCCCGTCACGACCGTCGCCCCATGTTCGGGCGGCAGGTCAAGCCGACCAAGTGGAACGGCTACGCGCGGAGTGGGGTGCCGTTCTACCTTCTGGTCGACCGTGACCCGCGGCAGCCCGGCGTCAAGCTGTTCGGTGAGCCGAACAAGGCCGAGGCCACGTACGAGGTCCTGGGCGAGTGGAAGTTCGGCGAGGCCGTCCGGCTGCCGGAGCCGTTCAGCATCGAGATCGACACGGATGCCTGGAAGCCCTGGAGCGCGTAA
- a CDS encoding proline dehydrogenase family protein — protein sequence MLRSALLAASRSAQVRTVVEKFPPTHAIVERFVAGETLDDAVTACDDLVATGRKVTLDHLGEDTRDAAQAAGTAEAYEHLLAALKETGLAAGAEVSVKLSAVGQFLPVDGEKIALENARRICEAAADAGTTVTLDMEDHTTTDSTLAIARELRQDFPWLGVVLQAYLRRTEADCREFSGPGSRVRLCKGAYKEPESVAFQGKHEVDLAYVRALKVLMAGEGYPMIASHDPNMIKIAGQLAQWNGRKRDSFEYQMLFGIRPEEQLRLAAEGNTMRVYLPYGEEWYGYFMRRLAERPANLTFFLRAMATRG from the coding sequence ATGCTCCGTTCCGCCCTCCTCGCCGCCTCCCGTTCGGCCCAGGTCCGCACCGTCGTCGAGAAGTTCCCGCCGACCCACGCGATAGTCGAGCGCTTCGTCGCCGGCGAGACCCTCGACGACGCCGTCACCGCCTGCGACGACCTCGTCGCGACCGGCCGCAAGGTCACCCTGGACCACCTCGGCGAGGACACCCGCGACGCCGCCCAGGCCGCCGGCACCGCCGAGGCGTACGAGCACCTGCTCGCGGCGCTCAAGGAGACCGGCCTGGCCGCCGGTGCCGAGGTCTCGGTCAAGCTCTCGGCCGTCGGCCAGTTCCTCCCGGTGGACGGCGAGAAGATCGCCCTGGAGAACGCCCGCCGCATCTGCGAGGCCGCCGCCGACGCCGGCACCACGGTGACCCTCGACATGGAGGACCACACCACCACCGACTCCACCCTCGCGATCGCCCGCGAGCTGCGCCAGGACTTCCCCTGGCTCGGGGTCGTCCTCCAGGCCTACCTGCGCCGCACCGAGGCCGACTGCCGCGAGTTCTCCGGCCCCGGTTCGCGGGTGCGCCTGTGCAAGGGCGCCTACAAGGAGCCCGAGTCGGTCGCCTTCCAGGGCAAGCACGAGGTCGACCTCGCGTACGTCCGGGCGCTCAAGGTCCTGATGGCGGGCGAGGGCTACCCGATGATCGCCTCGCACGACCCCAACATGATCAAGATCGCCGGCCAGCTGGCCCAGTGGAACGGCCGCAAGCGGGACTCCTTCGAGTACCAGATGCTCTTCGGCATCCGCCCCGAGGAGCAGCTGCGCCTCGCCGCCGAGGGCAACACCATGCGCGTGTACCTCCCGTACGGCGAGGAGTGGTACGGCTACTTCATGCGCCGCCTCGCCGAGCGCCCGGCCAACCTGACCTTCTTCCTGCGCGCCATGGCCACCCGCGGCTGA
- a CDS encoding alkaline phosphatase PhoX, with amino-acid sequence MSLSRRDFVNRSTLVGAGVLIAGSAEALATAPGAIAAPAGGEAPVAEAVEGERLAVGYGPLVADTQGGLLALPKGFKYKVVNRAGVTKLRTGEFTPSNHDGTSAFEDERGGNLLVVNHELSGARANWPNPVPLTEGHVYDPGAAGGCTIVHAKANGTVEQWVGIAGTSTNCAGGVSPWGTWLSGEETEDKAGKNGFTKDHGYIFEVDPFDDDYNRDPQPIKAFGRYAHEAVVVDPKRAHVYLTEDASNPNGLLFRWTPPAGFKHGRYQLRKLAADAGVLEAFKVFDAQGKFIDDLSRATAVGTTYGVDWVKVQDRDAKTVSVRKQFKDGEVTRARKLEGMWWGDGGFYFVSSFARSESPLQHDGQVWFYSPVRRTITLKVLLGVNTDVWGDHDNYDGPDNITVSPYGGIVIAEDGEGVSHLFGATEDGLTFPIARNELNIGTAEKPEFSEFTGVTFSDDGKTLFANIQTPGIQLAITGPWHRLNEHKRGQGYGQ; translated from the coding sequence ATGTCGCTGTCCCGCCGGGACTTCGTCAACCGTTCCACCCTCGTCGGGGCGGGCGTTCTGATCGCCGGCAGCGCGGAGGCCCTGGCCACCGCCCCGGGTGCGATCGCCGCTCCGGCCGGTGGCGAGGCGCCGGTCGCCGAGGCTGTCGAGGGCGAGCGCCTCGCGGTCGGTTACGGCCCGCTGGTCGCCGACACCCAGGGCGGCCTGCTCGCCCTGCCCAAGGGCTTCAAGTACAAGGTCGTGAACCGCGCCGGCGTCACCAAGCTGCGCACCGGTGAGTTCACCCCGAGCAACCACGACGGCACCTCGGCGTTCGAGGACGAGCGCGGCGGCAACCTGCTGGTCGTCAACCACGAGCTGTCCGGCGCCCGCGCCAACTGGCCCAACCCGGTCCCGCTGACCGAGGGCCACGTCTACGACCCGGGCGCGGCCGGCGGCTGCACCATCGTGCACGCCAAGGCCAACGGCACGGTCGAGCAGTGGGTCGGCATCGCCGGCACCTCCACCAACTGCGCCGGCGGCGTCTCCCCGTGGGGCACCTGGCTGTCCGGCGAGGAGACCGAGGACAAGGCCGGCAAGAACGGCTTCACCAAGGACCACGGCTACATCTTCGAGGTCGACCCGTTCGACGACGACTACAACCGCGACCCGCAGCCGATCAAGGCGTTCGGCCGCTACGCCCACGAGGCCGTCGTCGTCGACCCGAAGCGCGCCCACGTGTACCTGACCGAGGACGCCTCCAACCCCAACGGCCTGCTCTTCCGCTGGACCCCGCCGGCCGGCTTCAAGCACGGCCGCTACCAGCTGCGCAAGCTGGCCGCCGACGCCGGTGTGCTGGAGGCCTTCAAGGTCTTCGACGCCCAGGGCAAGTTCATCGACGACCTGTCCCGCGCCACCGCGGTCGGCACCACCTACGGCGTGGACTGGGTCAAGGTCCAGGACCGCGACGCCAAGACCGTCTCCGTCCGCAAGCAGTTCAAGGACGGCGAGGTCACCCGCGCCCGCAAGCTGGAGGGCATGTGGTGGGGTGACGGCGGCTTCTACTTCGTCTCCAGCTTCGCCCGCTCGGAGAGCCCGCTGCAGCACGACGGCCAGGTCTGGTTCTACAGCCCGGTCCGCCGCACCATCACCCTGAAGGTCCTGCTGGGCGTCAACACCGACGTCTGGGGCGACCACGACAACTACGACGGCCCGGACAACATCACCGTCTCGCCCTACGGCGGCATCGTGATCGCCGAGGACGGCGAGGGTGTCTCGCACCTGTTCGGCGCCACCGAGGACGGCCTGACCTTCCCGATCGCCCGCAACGAGCTGAACATCGGCACCGCCGAGAAGCCCGAGTTCAGCGAGTTCACCGGCGTCACCTTCTCGGACGACGGCAAGACCCTGTTCGCCAACATCCAGACCCCGGGCATCCAGCTGGCCATCACCGGCCCGTGGCACCGCCTGAACGAGCACAAGCGCGGCCAGGGCTACGGCCAGTGA